A single region of the Mycoplasma mycoides subsp. mycoides SC str. PG1 genome encodes:
- a CDS encoding rhodanese-like domain-containing protein, protein MKRIIEISNDKFFELLDKGWQVIDVRDKYEYENFEKFLPSTNISYPEVLDNVNKRWPNLNTKLIFVCNHGNRSGLTARHLNKLGYYNVYVLDTGIAGL, encoded by the coding sequence ATGAAAAGAATTATTGAAATATCTAATGATAAGTTTTTTGAATTACTAGATAAAGGTTGACAAGTAATTGATGTTAGAGATAAGTATGAATATGAAAATTTTGAAAAATTTTTACCAAGTACTAACATCTCTTATCCAGAAGTTTTAGATAACGTTAATAAAAGATGACCTAATTTAAATACTAAACTAATTTTTGTATGTAATCATGGTAACCGATCAGGTTTAACAGCTAGACACTTAAATAAACTTGGTTATTATAATGTTTATGTACTAGATACAGGAATAGCTGGACTTTAG
- the atpG gene encoding ATP synthase F1 subunit gamma — MPNLKGLKTEILSVKNISRITNAMQLVALAKLRKISKKVIDTHNYVSEVYSLFNDIISQVDKSVFLKDSNFETKKTLWIVINSNLGLCGGYNSNVNKLVLQNLKTNDEIFAIGSKAVSFFRSKKIKIKDQVTNIDINFTNEKAKIISNDLLAMYINREFDEIKIVYTKFINNVTFEPAIIRIFPIVKSELHFTHKQKIIFEPDADQILNNTISIYINAIIYGTVIESQVSEQASRRTAMENATNNGQNLEHELSLKYNRQRQGAITQEISEIVSGANAQS; from the coding sequence ATGCCAAATTTAAAAGGATTAAAAACAGAGATTTTATCTGTTAAAAACATTTCAAGAATTACTAATGCAATGCAATTAGTAGCATTAGCTAAATTAAGAAAAATTAGTAAAAAAGTAATTGATACTCATAATTATGTAAGTGAAGTTTATTCTTTATTTAATGATATTATTAGTCAAGTTGATAAATCTGTTTTTCTAAAAGATAGTAATTTTGAAACTAAAAAAACTTTATGAATTGTTATTAATTCTAATTTAGGTTTATGTGGTGGGTATAATTCAAATGTTAATAAATTAGTTTTACAAAACCTAAAAACTAATGATGAAATTTTTGCAATTGGATCTAAAGCGGTATCATTTTTTAGATCTAAAAAAATTAAAATTAAAGATCAAGTCACAAATATTGATATTAATTTTACAAACGAAAAAGCTAAAATTATTAGCAATGATTTATTAGCTATGTATATTAATCGTGAATTTGATGAAATTAAAATAGTATATACTAAATTTATTAATAACGTTACTTTTGAACCAGCAATTATTAGAATTTTTCCAATAGTTAAATCAGAACTACATTTTACTCATAAACAAAAAATTATTTTTGAACCAGATGCTGATCAAATCTTAAATAACACTATTTCTATTTATATAAATGCCATTATTTATGGAACTGTTATAGAATCACAAGTTAGTGAACAAGCTTCAAGAAGAACTGCTATGGAAAACGCAACAAACAATGGTCAAAATCTTGAACATGAGTTAAGTTTAAAATACAACAGACAACGCCAAGGTGCTATTACTCAAGAAATTAGTGAAATTGTTTCTGGAGCAAATGCCCAATCTTAG
- the rpiB gene encoding ribose 5-phosphate isomerase B — MSNRIYIGNDHSAVEMKQAIVKHLQEKNYEVIDLGNNDGKSCNYAKIGQVVAEHVVNDTNSRGIVICGTGIGISIAANKVKTARAALVYEKETVELARIHNDANILALGARIIAISKAINLVDVFLNTPFEGGRHIERVNTLNEYKN, encoded by the coding sequence ATGTCAAATCGAATTTATATAGGAAATGATCATAGCGCAGTTGAAATGAAACAAGCAATTGTAAAACATTTACAAGAAAAAAATTATGAAGTAATTGATCTAGGAAATAATGATGGTAAATCTTGTAATTATGCAAAAATAGGACAAGTTGTAGCTGAACATGTTGTAAATGATACTAATAGTAGAGGTATTGTAATTTGTGGAACTGGAATTGGGATTAGTATAGCTGCTAATAAAGTTAAAACCGCAAGAGCTGCTTTAGTTTATGAAAAAGAAACAGTAGAATTAGCAAGAATTCATAATGATGCAAACATTTTAGCATTAGGAGCTAGAATTATAGCAATTTCAAAAGCTATTAATCTAGTTGATGTATTTTTAAATACACCATTTGAAGGTGGAAGACATATAGAAAGAGTTAATACTTTAAATGAATACAAAAATTAG
- a CDS encoding F0F1 ATP synthase subunit delta → MILKETTINNYATALFNIAVKEKLVDDYIIQVDALIKSLADKDEFNKLVTYSNKEQKKQAILIIENTFSSFGFDIYLINALKILVENQLFINTRMILKVLYKKLLAYKNIVLGEVYSTEKLTKTQLNAIKKKISNKVNKKVELVNKIDPTLIGGIKVSVEDKVFDGSIKAKLEALKKQMNT, encoded by the coding sequence ATGATTTTAAAAGAAACTACAATAAATAATTATGCAACTGCTTTATTCAATATTGCTGTTAAAGAAAAGCTAGTTGATGATTATATTATTCAAGTTGATGCTTTAATAAAAAGTTTAGCTGATAAAGATGAATTTAATAAACTTGTAACTTATTCTAATAAAGAACAAAAAAAGCAAGCTATTTTGATTATTGAAAATACTTTTAGTTCATTTGGGTTTGATATTTATTTAATTAATGCACTAAAGATTTTAGTAGAAAATCAATTGTTTATAAATACAAGAATGATTTTAAAAGTTTTATATAAAAAATTACTTGCTTATAAAAACATAGTTTTAGGTGAAGTATATTCAACTGAAAAACTAACTAAAACCCAATTAAATGCAATTAAGAAAAAAATTTCAAATAAAGTTAATAAAAAAGTTGAACTAGTAAATAAAATTGATCCAACTCTAATTGGTGGAATAAAAGTTAGTGTTGAAGACAAAGTTTTTGATGGTTCTATTAAAGCTAAATTAGAAGCTCTTAAAAAGCAAATGAATACATAA
- the atpF gene encoding F0F1 ATP synthase subunit B, whose protein sequence is MLFQGFNVVINATTQGVPKIVESLFPNLPNFIAHLLATIILVIVLTKLVYKPYKQMIEKQTQKITEVLSDAIEKQTQANIKIKQANTLLEDAKTESVSILKTARIDAEIQKNKIIDNANLQAKNIQSYAQNSIKQEKIKAQLEIKNTIVNLAINSAEKILNKEIDKNTNKQLIEEFIKELD, encoded by the coding sequence GTGTTATTTCAAGGTTTTAATGTAGTAATTAATGCTACAACTCAAGGTGTTCCAAAGATTGTTGAATCACTTTTTCCAAATTTACCAAACTTTATAGCACACTTATTAGCAACAATTATTTTAGTTATTGTTTTAACAAAATTAGTTTATAAACCATATAAACAAATGATTGAAAAACAAACACAAAAAATTACTGAAGTTTTAAGTGATGCTATTGAAAAACAAACACAAGCAAACATTAAAATAAAACAAGCTAACACATTATTAGAAGATGCTAAAACTGAATCAGTATCAATTTTAAAAACAGCAAGAATTGATGCTGAAATTCAAAAAAATAAAATTATTGATAATGCTAATTTACAAGCAAAAAACATTCAATCATATGCTCAAAATTCTATTAAACAAGAAAAAATTAAAGCACAATTAGAAATTAAAAATACTATAGTTAATTTAGCTATTAATTCAGCTGAAAAAATTCTAAATAAAGAAATTGATAAAAATACTAATAAACAACTTATTGAAGAATTTATAAAAGAACTAGATTAA
- the upp gene encoding uracil phosphoribosyltransferase produces MAFTEIKHPLIIDKLTRMRKTETSSKDFRENLNEIAQLMVYEIFRDLKLEPVEITTPVAKTTGYTINQPVVLVPILRAGIGMLDGIQKLIPTARIAHVGLYRDETTLEIHQYFAKTTKDIDKSYVIVVDPMLATGGSACKAIDIVKQWGAKEVKFVCLVAVEPGIKRLQEQHPDVEIYAASKDEKLNEKGYIIPGLGDAGDRIFGTK; encoded by the coding sequence ATGGCATTTACAGAAATTAAACATCCACTAATTATAGATAAGCTAACTAGAATGAGAAAAACTGAAACTTCTTCAAAAGATTTTAGAGAAAATTTAAACGAAATAGCTCAACTAATGGTTTATGAAATTTTTAGAGATTTAAAACTAGAACCAGTTGAAATTACTACACCAGTTGCAAAAACTACTGGATATACAATTAATCAACCAGTAGTTTTAGTTCCTATTTTAAGAGCAGGAATCGGAATGTTAGATGGGATTCAAAAATTAATTCCAACAGCAAGAATTGCTCATGTTGGTTTATATAGAGATGAAACAACATTAGAAATTCATCAATATTTTGCAAAAACTACTAAAGATATTGATAAAAGTTATGTAATAGTAGTTGATCCAATGTTAGCAACTGGTGGAAGTGCATGCAAAGCAATAGATATTGTTAAACAATGAGGAGCTAAAGAAGTTAAATTTGTTTGTTTAGTAGCTGTAGAACCTGGTATTAAAAGGCTGCAAGAACAACATCCAGATGTTGAAATTTATGCAGCTTCAAAAGATGAAAAATTAAATGAAAAAGGTTATATCATTCCAGGATTAGGAGATGCTGGAGATAGAATTTTTGGAACAAAATAA
- the glyA gene encoding serine hydroxymethyltransferase codes for MNTKISPLIKESLNKELKRQQSHIELIASENYVSKAVLELNGSVLTNKYAEGYPGKRYYGGCEFIDEIESLGIQTAKELFHAEHANIQPHSGSQANDAAYKALLEPKDRVVAMSLDAGGHLTHGYPINFSGYTYDFRFYGVNKDTEQLDYQEIEKIVLEHKPKLIVAGASAYSRIIDFKKFKEIADKVGAYLMVDMAHIAGLVAAGVHPNPLEYADIVTTTTHKTLRGARGGLILCKQEFAKKVDLAVFPGSQGGPLENLIAGKTQALLEASTDEFKEYGKQIVKNTKALANVLQENGLRLVAGGSDNHLINVDVKSTLRITGKKAEKILESIGIICNKNMIPFDTEKPFYTSGIRLGTPAMTTRGFKEEEFKQVGLIIVNALKDPSEENLEKLAKQVTSLCEKFPIYQNIKY; via the coding sequence ATGAATACAAAAATTAGTCCATTAATTAAAGAATCATTAAATAAAGAATTAAAAAGACAACAATCTCATATTGAATTAATTGCTTCTGAAAACTATGTTTCTAAAGCTGTTTTAGAATTAAATGGTTCTGTTTTAACTAATAAATATGCTGAAGGTTATCCTGGTAAAAGATATTATGGTGGTTGTGAATTTATTGATGAAATTGAAAGTTTAGGAATTCAAACTGCTAAAGAATTGTTTCATGCCGAACATGCTAACATTCAACCTCATTCAGGAAGTCAAGCAAATGATGCTGCTTATAAAGCTTTATTAGAACCAAAAGATCGTGTTGTTGCTATGAGTTTAGACGCTGGTGGTCATTTAACTCATGGATATCCTATTAATTTTTCTGGATATACTTATGATTTTAGATTTTATGGAGTTAATAAAGATACTGAGCAACTAGATTATCAAGAAATTGAAAAAATCGTTTTAGAACATAAGCCAAAATTAATTGTAGCTGGTGCTAGTGCTTATTCTAGAATTATTGATTTTAAAAAATTTAAAGAAATTGCAGATAAAGTTGGAGCTTATTTAATGGTTGATATGGCTCATATTGCTGGATTAGTAGCTGCTGGAGTGCACCCAAATCCACTGGAATATGCAGATATTGTAACAACAACTACTCATAAAACTTTAAGAGGAGCACGTGGTGGATTAATTTTATGTAAACAAGAGTTTGCAAAAAAAGTTGATTTAGCAGTATTTCCTGGTTCACAAGGTGGTCCTTTAGAAAATTTAATTGCTGGAAAAACTCAAGCTCTTTTAGAAGCTTCAACTGATGAATTTAAAGAATATGGAAAACAAATTGTAAAAAATACTAAAGCTTTAGCTAATGTTTTACAAGAAAATGGTTTAAGACTAGTTGCTGGTGGTAGTGATAATCACTTAATTAATGTTGATGTTAAGTCTACTTTACGAATTACAGGTAAAAAAGCTGAAAAGATTTTAGAATCAATTGGTATTATTTGTAATAAAAATATGATTCCATTTGATACTGAAAAACCTTTTTATACTTCTGGAATTAGACTTGGAACTCCTGCAATGACAACTAGAGGATTCAAAGAAGAAGAATTTAAACAAGTAGGATTAATTATTGTTAATGCTTTAAAAGATCCATCAGAAGAAAATTTAGAAAAACTAGCAAAACAAGTTACTAGTTTATGTGAAAAATTCCCAATATATCAAAATATTAAATACTAA
- the atpA gene encoding F0F1 ATP synthase subunit alpha, whose protein sequence is MSFNIKEISEMIEEQIRNYNKEIVQTEQGTVVSVGDGIALIYGLDNAIMGEFLKFPNNVYGMVLNLEESAVGAIILGDETLIREGDIVKRTNKVVETPVGDALLGRVINALSKPIDNLGPINFTKTRPIERVATSVMARRSVSQPLETGILAIDSAIPIGKGQRELIIGDRQTGKTAIAIDAIINQKNKNVKCIYVAIGQKDSTIVQVVEKLKKYGAMEYTVVVNAGASQPAPLQYLSPYVGVTIAEEWMENGNDVLIIYDDLSKHAVSYRQMSLLLRRPPGREAYPGDVFYLHSRLLERAARVNENYGGGSITALPIIETQAGDISAYIPTNVISITDGQIFLSSELFNQGVRPAVDIGSSVSRVGSAAQIKSIKQVSGTLKLELAQYYELELFAKFGSDLDEATKATLDQGAKIIQMLIQKQHNPLEQVDQAILLLTIKSHLIKWLPVESIYNFKHEILSHFKNDKHAFELRKKLDEQKTFDDQLQQQILKEAQKVVLKITKNINEYKPGTFGNISEYQNLGK, encoded by the coding sequence ATGAGTTTTAATATCAAAGAAATCTCTGAGATGATAGAAGAACAGATAAGAAATTATAATAAAGAAATAGTTCAAACTGAACAAGGAACAGTTGTTAGTGTTGGAGATGGAATTGCTTTAATTTATGGATTAGATAATGCCATTATGGGTGAATTTTTAAAGTTTCCAAATAACGTTTATGGAATGGTTTTAAATCTAGAAGAATCAGCTGTTGGAGCTATTATTTTAGGCGATGAAACTTTAATTAGAGAAGGAGATATAGTAAAAAGAACTAATAAAGTTGTTGAAACTCCAGTTGGTGATGCTTTATTAGGACGTGTTATTAATGCTTTAAGTAAGCCAATTGATAATTTAGGACCAATTAATTTTACAAAAACTAGACCTATTGAAAGAGTTGCAACTTCAGTTATGGCTAGAAGATCCGTTTCTCAACCTTTAGAAACTGGAATTTTAGCAATCGATTCAGCTATTCCAATTGGTAAAGGTCAACGTGAATTAATCATTGGAGATAGACAAACTGGAAAAACTGCTATTGCAATTGATGCTATTATTAATCAAAAAAATAAAAACGTTAAATGTATTTATGTAGCAATTGGTCAAAAAGATTCAACTATTGTTCAAGTGGTTGAAAAACTTAAAAAATATGGTGCTATGGAATATACAGTTGTTGTTAATGCCGGAGCAAGTCAACCAGCTCCATTACAATATTTATCACCATATGTTGGAGTAACTATTGCTGAAGAGTGAATGGAAAATGGAAATGATGTTTTAATTATTTATGATGATTTATCAAAACATGCTGTAAGTTATAGACAAATGTCATTACTATTAAGAAGACCACCAGGTAGAGAAGCTTATCCTGGAGATGTTTTTTACTTACATTCAAGATTATTAGAGCGTGCTGCTAGAGTAAATGAAAACTATGGTGGCGGTTCAATTACTGCTTTACCAATTATTGAAACTCAAGCAGGAGATATTTCTGCTTATATTCCAACTAATGTTATTTCAATTACTGATGGACAAATCTTTTTATCAAGTGAATTATTCAATCAAGGTGTTAGACCTGCGGTTGATATTGGTTCTTCAGTTTCAAGAGTTGGATCTGCTGCTCAAATCAAATCAATTAAACAAGTATCTGGAACTTTAAAATTAGAATTAGCTCAATATTATGAATTAGAATTATTTGCAAAATTTGGATCTGATTTAGATGAAGCAACTAAAGCTACTTTAGATCAAGGTGCAAAAATAATTCAAATGCTAATTCAAAAACAACACAACCCATTAGAACAAGTTGATCAAGCAATTTTATTACTAACAATTAAATCACATTTAATAAAATGATTGCCTGTTGAAAGTATTTATAATTTCAAACATGAAATTTTATCACATTTTAAAAATGATAAACATGCATTTGAACTTAGAAAAAAACTAGATGAACAAAAAACATTTGATGATCAATTACAACAACAAATATTAAAAGAAGCTCAAAAAGTAGTTCTTAAAATCACAAAAAACATTAACGAATATAAACCAGGAACATTTGGTAATATTTCAGAATATCAAAATTTAGGTAAATAG
- a CDS encoding F0F1 ATP synthase subunit A, translated as MKLVTFASIKDNLATWNKFNGILITILLVVIIVCIISIIYNKKIRNYNIDDKMPGFLVLVNVFVASVENIVVSILGKKYQKLTPYIMYLFAYIFIGCLLSILGLEAQGTSFTVTLSMGMVTFIMIYYFGIKYQKLAFFKRFRNPVELFTQFTPLISISFRLFGNLIGGSIILGLLYGLLIGFQLSWGVNNIQVDGMTRWASYAIWNPELVENGYLKQYEYWWAGLNLFTTPIMPFLHMYFDLFSGVIQSTVFAMLTLSYWSAQIDDNEKRADLIDQVKEEITNKYQS; from the coding sequence ATGAAACTAGTAACTTTTGCATCAATAAAAGATAATTTAGCTACTTGAAATAAATTTAATGGAATTTTAATAACAATCTTATTAGTTGTTATTATAGTTTGTATAATTTCAATAATTTATAATAAAAAAATTAGAAATTATAATATTGATGATAAGATGCCAGGTTTTTTAGTACTAGTAAATGTTTTTGTAGCAAGTGTTGAAAATATCGTAGTTTCAATATTAGGTAAAAAATATCAAAAACTTACACCTTATATAATGTATTTATTTGCATATATTTTTATAGGGTGTCTTCTTTCAATATTAGGTCTTGAAGCACAAGGGACTTCTTTTACAGTTACTTTATCTATGGGAATGGTAACTTTTATAATGATTTATTATTTTGGGATTAAATATCAAAAACTGGCTTTTTTTAAAAGATTTAGAAACCCAGTTGAGTTATTTACTCAATTTACACCACTAATTTCTATTTCGTTTCGTTTATTTGGTAATTTAATTGGTGGATCTATTATTTTAGGTTTATTATATGGATTATTAATTGGTTTTCAATTAAGTTGAGGTGTAAACAATATTCAAGTTGATGGAATGACAAGATGAGCTTCATATGCAATTTGAAATCCTGAATTAGTTGAAAATGGTTATTTAAAACAATATGAATATTGATGAGCAGGTTTAAACTTATTTACAACACCAATTATGCCATTTTTACATATGTATTTTGATTTGTTTAGTGGTGTAATTCAATCAACAGTTTTTGCAATGTTAACACTTTCATATTGATCTGCACAAATTGATGATAATGAAAAAAGAGCTGATTTAATTGATCAAGTTAAAGAAGAAATAACTAATAAATATCAATCATAA
- a CDS encoding MG406 family protein — MLKQTFLDKQLKKALIFNTIWWLILIIIFIVFSVIKTLNWINLISLVIAYFCSYIAIFLLFLTKLLIIKYQNPYLIYLMFLLRIGIYVIPLFIALLLSDENIFSYLGILIGYSSNLVIPFFIHKRL, encoded by the coding sequence ATGTTAAAGCAAACTTTTTTAGATAAACAACTGAAAAAAGCTTTAATATTTAACACTATTTGATGGTTGATACTTATTATAATTTTTATAGTATTCTCAGTGATTAAAACACTAAATTGGATTAATTTAATAAGTTTGGTTATTGCTTATTTTTGCTCATATATAGCAATATTTTTATTGTTTTTAACTAAGTTATTAATTATAAAATATCAAAATCCTTATTTAATTTATTTAATGTTCCTTTTAAGAATAGGTATATATGTTATTCCACTTTTTATTGCTTTATTATTAAGTGATGAAAATATTTTTAGTTATTTAGGTATTTTAATTGGTTATAGTTCAAATCTAGTAATACCATTTTTTATACATAAAAGACTATAA
- a CDS encoding ATP synthase subunit C codes for MLHTAFISNILANYLGAMSIILPNILTVSGDIKYIGAGLASVGILGTGVGQGLIGQGACLAIGRNPEMASKVTSTMIVSAGISESGAIYSLVIAILLIFVV; via the coding sequence ATGTTACACACAGCATTTATTTCAAATATTTTAGCTAATTATCTAGGAGCAATGTCAATAATTTTACCAAACATTTTAACTGTAAGTGGTGATATTAAATATATTGGAGCAGGACTAGCTTCTGTTGGAATTTTAGGAACTGGAGTTGGACAAGGTTTAATTGGACAAGGAGCTTGTTTAGCAATTGGGCGTAATCCTGAAATGGCTTCAAAAGTTACTTCAACAATGATAGTTTCTGCTGGTATTTCTGAATCTGGAGCGATTTATTCACTAGTTATTGCTATTTTATTAATCTTTGTTGTTTAG